Genomic DNA from Methanosarcina sp. MTP4:
CTGCTTGCCCACGGTCCCCTGCCGAGACGAACTTTCCTGATAGGCAAAGTAGTTCCAGGAGACGAGTATCACCAAAATGTAAAAGAAAGGCCCCCCCAGCACACCTCCTTCCCTCATGCCCGAGATGAACTGGAAGAAAGCCACCAGGACTATGATTATGAACAAATCGATGATTGAGGCGATGAACCTCCTCAGAAAGCCGGAATAATTATGCATGGATTTTCCTCATGAATTCTTTAATGAATTCCTTTCACGGATTCTTTTCATGGATTTTCTTCGTGGATTCCTTTCATTAATCTCACTCTAAGATATTTCAAACATTAGACGGCGATAAATAATAAAATTACCCATTATTGAAAAAGCGGCTACTTTAAATAAGGGCCACTAAAAGATGTGAAATCATTCTGCAACTTAAGTTCAAAACGATTCAAACCTTAAACAATTCTTAAATAATTCTCACTTCATAATAAACGGCAAGAAAAAAAGAGAAGAAAAAAGAGGCTCTCCATGAAAAAGTACCTTCTACTCCCCGCAATTCTCATGATTATCTGCATCGTTACAGCCTTTTCCGGCTGCACGGAATCCGGTGAAAACGGCCCAGCCGAATTCAACGAAACTTCTGAGGAAGAAAGCCAGCAGATCGCCGAAGCCTATGTAAAAAACCTGGATTCTTACATAGAGTATCACCTGACAGAACCGGTACTTCTAGAAAGCATGACCCTGCGATCTCCATACTCCTGGCAGTTCGTCTACGAATTCGACCTGGTATCTGAAAAAGATCCTGAAGTAATCGATACTGCCACAGTAACAGTCACGGTTATCGAAGGAGAAGTAGTGGATTCGGTCTATGCACAGGGCAGCAGGTACAAACTGGGAATGCCCACAGGTTCCATGGGTGTGGATTCCCTTCTGAAAAAACCGTTTTACGGTGCGGAAATCTTCGTATACGGCACGGTTTCGGATCTTGAAAAAGAGCCGGCAGCCTCATTTAAGCTGAACTGGGAAGGAGCTGTCCTGGACGTGGAAACGGTAGTAGCGGCTTCGGGCATTGAAGACATAGAAAACGGGGACTGGGTCATCGTTACAGGGAGCTTGAAAGCCGAAAAAGAAGACGGAAATGAAAATGAAACCGAAGGCGGCAAGAAACATGTCCTTCTCGCAAAAATGGTCCAGACCGAAGACCTTTCAGAGGACGAGATCTTCAGCAGCGAGATGGTCCAGGTGAACGAAGAAGCGATAGTCGTCCATGAAATTCCCGGAAACGCGACCGCCCAGAGCTACCGCGTCAGGTACGAAATATGGGAAGATTACCTGAAAGTGGCGGCAGCAGAAGAAATTTTTGAAAACATTTCCCCGGAAAATCCCATCGAACTCAGGGTCGATGATGTAAAAGTCGGGAGCACGTACACCATCCGGGCCTTAATAAGGAATATGGAAGGAAAGATCCTTTCCGATGCCGAGCATGTGGGAGGTTTCGGGGAAGAAAAAGTTGGTCAGGATTGAAATATAGAGATAAAAGAACCCCGGAAATGCCAGCATGAAAAACCTGAAACTCTACCGCAGCTTTGTTCTTGCATTGCTAGTAACTTCAGTACTCCTGTACGGCGTAGAGTACCTTATGCTCGGGGACTCGGGGACTATCCTTACGGCGTTCATAGGCAACCTGGCATTCCTCCCGATAAACGTCCTCCTGGTCTCGATAATTATCCACCGGCTGATCAACGATATGGAAAGGAAAAACCGTATCGAGAAGCTGAACATGGTCATCGGAACTTTTTTCAGTCAGACTGGGACCCGGCTGTTAGGGTACTTTTCCGAGGCAGATCCGGAAATTGAAGAGATCAGAAAGTACCTTCTCGTGAAAAAGGACTGGGAAAAGAAGGATTTTACCGACGTGAACCGGAGGCTGAAAAATTATGAATACGCCATCACAGCCGGTCTCCTGGACCTGGAAGACCTCAGGGACTTTCTTGAACAGAGGAACACTTCCCTGCTTCGCCTGCTCGAAAACCCGGTAATGCTCGAGCACGAGACCTTTACCGAGCTCCTGAGAGCCGTCTTCCACCTGACCGAGGAACTGCTGAACCGGGAAGACCTGGACGAGCTTCCCCCGAGCGACCTTGAACACCTAGAAGGGGACGTAAAAAGGGTATACAGCCTCCTGGTCTACGAGTGGGTAGCTTACATGGAGTACCTGAAGAACAATTATCCGTATCTTTTTTCGCTTTCCATGCGGACGAACCCCTTTGATAGGGAAGCTTCCCCTGTGGTGAAATGACTGAAGGCATTATGAAGCCCCATTTCATTGAAACCACATTTCCTTAAAATACGATTTTACCGGAACCTTATTCTCCGGACTTATCCTATAGAAATCTAATTCCACTGAAATATTACTCCCCGGTTTTATTCCTTCTTAGCCTTATCCCCGATGAACCTTTTTCTCTCTGGAAGTGAGAGGCACTTCTTCCTTAAAAAAATAAAATATTCTATTTAAGTTTATATTAACTGAAATTTGGGACTAAAACCTGAAAGAAAGTAAATATTTACTACACGTGGTTAATCCTGCAAGTTATATTTTTTACAGGTTTTTAGGCGATTTTTTCGGATTATAAACCCATTAGAAGCTTATTTTTTGAAATAATCTAAAAAAAGTAGCTAAAAAGTACACCCTACAGTGCAAATATTAAAGATGAGTTAAAAATTATAGAACCCGAATATATATTAACTAAGAATATAATACTAATTTATTAATTTTAAAGAATTTATTAAAAATTATTTTGTAAGTAAATGAAAGAAAAGTTGAATGTGTTTCATAAAAACCCAAGAGTGAGAAAAGTGGCTAAAAACAAAATTACAACCCTTGTACCTTTTATGCTTCTCCTGATACTTCTGGTGGGAGTAGTGACAGCAGTGGCACCTCCAGAGCCAGGCGTCCTTTATGTCGATGACGTGGATGACGGCGAAGGAGGCAACTTCTCAACGATACAGGAAGCCGTAGACTATGCGGTTTCCGGAGACACAATCCTGGTTTACCCGGGCACATACACGGAAAATGTTGATGTATTCAGAGAACTGACAATACAGTCCGTATCCGGCAATCCGGAAGATACGGTTCTTAATCCCTCCGGTTCTGACAATGCTTTTGATGTCAGTGCAAATAACGTGACCATCAGCGGATTTAAAATCAATTTCCCCATGGCTACTTACGGCAAAGCAGCGGTAAGCATTTCATCCCGGAATAACACAATCCTCAACAATGTCATCTCGATCACATACACGGGGTCCTGGTATAACACATACGGAATCTATCTGACAGGAAGTTCAGCCCGGGATAACACAATTCTCGGCAACACAATCACAGGAAGTAATTACGGGAACGTATACGGCATATATCTTAATCGCGCATCCCCGAATAACAGGATTCTCGGCAACACAATCACAGAATGTAATTACGGCCTTCAACTCCATTATTCCGAAGGAAACGAACTGAGAAACAACATAATGGAGAATAATTCCTACAACTTCCATGCTGGATGGGAAGACTTTAACAATGATATCGATACCAGCAATCTCGTAAATGGAAAACCGATTTATTATCTTGTAAATGAGTCGGACATTTCTGCGGATTATTTCTCCAATGCAGGAACAATATACCTTATTAACTGTTCTGGCGTAACGGTCAGGGACCAGACCCTGGTAAACAATTACCATGGAATATTCCTTTTCAACACCAGCGACTCTAATATTGAAAATAACAATGTAAGTTCAAACGAATATGGCATTTACCTTGAGTACTCAAACGACAACAACTTCATCGGGAACGATGTCTTCAACAATGATGAAGAGGGCATCAACCTCGAGTACTCTAACAGCAATACCATCATCGGGAACAACGCAAGCCTGAACTATAAGGGAATCAGGCTAGGAGATTCCCAGTTCAACACCGTAAGCAACAACGTTGCAAACGCCAACGACGCCCCTGGAATCGTGCTCTGCTATGCGGACAACAACACCGTAAGTTCAAACACGGTGCTTGACAACAATGGAAAAGGTATAAACCTGTATTACAGTTCCAACAACATCCTGGATTACAATACGGTAATAGGGTCTTCAGCGAAAGGAATTGACCTGTATTCAGATTGCAATTACAACAGCCTCATCGGCAATACCGTGACCCACAGCAGCTGCAAGGGCATTAATGTAGACGGGTACCACAACACGCTTACAGGCAACAACGTAAGCTATAATGGCGGTCCAGGAATCGGCTTATATGATGACGAATCTGGTAACACTACCCTGACAGATAACGTTGTTAGTTATAATGACAAACACGGCATAATCCTGAAGGGTTCGGACAACTACGCTGCAAGCAATACAGTGTGCAATAATGGCGAAAACGGTATCCAAGTAAAGGATTCAGACAATTACGTTGCAGGCAATACGGTGTGCAACAATGAATACGGGGGAATTTTCATCGGGACCTGTGACGGGTCAAGCAATAACACGGTAATTGAGAACACTGTCAGGAACAATCTCGTGGGTATTGTTTTCAGAGACCTCTATGACAGCGAGGTAACCAACAATACCATAACAGACAACGGAATAATGGGAATTTACCTTTCAGAGTCCGAAAACCTCACCCTGCAAGACAACACCGTGAGCTCAAACGGATACCTGGAAGAAGAATACTACAAGGCCGCTTCAGTCGTTAACTCTGATGAAAAGGAAGAATGCATCAAGCGTTCGGAAGAGCACGATATTGTAGAAGAAACCGACTTTTCAATGGCTTCAGACCTGCTGCTGGGCGAGGGCATGGGTCCTTTTGGAGCAGGCATCTACCTTGAGTTTTCCAGCGAGAACTGCCTGATTGGCAACTCTGTTGAAAACAACAGCGATACCGGACTTTACTTCATCGGTTCCTGGAACAACACAATTTACGACAACTACTTCAACAACACGAATAACACCAAATTCGAAGATGGATTACTGTTCACAGAGATTCCGGTTGAAGAAGAAGGAAACAACACCTGGAACATCAACCTGACTGAAGGCACGAACATTGTGGGCGGGCCTTACCTCGGAGGAAACTTCTGGGCCCTTCCGAACGGGACAGGCTGGAGCCAGACCTGTAACGATACCGACGGAGACTGGATCTGCGACCTTCCCTACAATGTCACTGAAGATGGGGAAAGCGTGGACTACTTCCCGCTGATCGATTTCCCGGAGCCTGAACCGGAACCAGAACCGGCACCTGTGAAAAGAAGCAGCAGCAGCGGTTCTCCCACCTATATCCCGCCTCCGGCAGGGGAAAATGCAGGACCTGTTGACTCGGCCCAGAAAAAAGTCGTTGCAGGCCAGGAAAGCAGTGTCCAATTCCCGAACCCGGAGAACGGGGTGCTCGGAGTCGGCTTCAAGTCAAAAGGATACTCCGGAATGGTTATTGTAAGGGTTGAAGGAGCCTATGAAGGAGACAGTGGCAGCAACAATAAGCCCAACGGCAAAGTTTACAGGCACGTGAAGATCCTTGTCGGAAACGAACGCTTTGAGGAAAACATAGACCAGGGCTACATCGAGTTCAGGGTCCCGAAAAGCTGGATGGAAGAAAATAACATCGACCCGGCTACAATTGGCCTGAACAGGTACCACGACGAAGCCTGGAACCCTCTCTCAACCGAGATGACCGGGGAAGATGAGGAATTCTACTACTTCAGAGCCGAAACCCCGGGCTTTTCCCTCTATGCAATCACAGGAGAGGCGAAAAGCAGCGGAGAAGTGGATGGAACTGAGGTAATTACTCCGAACGAAGAAGAAACCGGAACCGAAACCGGAGAAGAGCAGACTAAGCCCGGAGAAAGCGAAAGTGCACCTGGCTTCGAAAGCATCTTTGCGGCCCTTGGAATCCTTGGTTCTGCGTTCCTTGTAAGAAAAGAGATGTTTAAATAAACAAAAAATGATAGATGTGCAAGGGCTTTTACAGTCCTCACATTTTTCACCTTTTCTCTATTTTCTGAATTTATTTCACTTCGTTATTTATTTCTTATTTTTGAAAAAGAAACATGTTGAGTTTTATTGCTTGAAATTCAGGGTGAAAACTCAGAAGAAAACAAAGATTTAAATTCTTCATATTTATCCGGAAAAGTTCTTACAGGTTCAAAAATTTCTTTGTAGACCCCTGATTTTCGTATTGATTTTAAACCTTCAAAAAGCCCTTTTTTGAAATTAAGTCCTAGAAAAGGCAGAAAAAACAAGCTTGTATAAAAAATCATTTTTAAAAATATAAGATTATAAAACCCTTAAATATATTAACTAAGAATATAATACTAAGTAATTAATTTTGATAAATGTATTAAAAATTATTTTGCAAGTAGATGGAAAAAAAGTTGAATGTGTTTCATAAAAACCCAAGGGTGAGAAAAAGTGGCTAAAAACAAAATTTCGATCCTCATACCTTTTATGCTTCTTCTGATACTTCTGGTGGGAGCATCAACAGCAGTGGCACCTGCCATGGCAGGAGACAAGTATGTAGACGGTGAAGGCATAGGAGGAAACTACTCCTCAATACAGGAAGCTGTGAGTGTGTCTTTGCCCGGAGACACGATTTACGTTTATCCCGGGGAATACTGGGAAAACGTGGTCGTGGATGTGGCAGACCTGCGCATCCTTTCAGTTTCGGGAAACCCTGAAGACACAATCATTTTTCCTGATGACACAATGGAACATGTTTTCGACGTCAGCGCAAACAACGTCACAATAAGCGGATTCAGCCTGCTGAATCCTGACATATATACATATTCCTTAAGCTTTGAGAACGCCGGAATATACCTGACATCGTCGGAAAACACGATATCAAACAATATAATATCAGGAACCAGTTACGGCATTTATCTGGATTGCTCGGACAACAACGATATCAATGACAACACAATAGCATCCAACCAGAAATACGGTGTTTTTGTAAACTGTTCCGATTACAACAGCTTCCTCAACAATGAAATGAGTCTGAACGAATGGGGAGGCATTTACATCGAAGATTCCGATTATGCCGAGTTCACCAACAATAACGTAACCGGGATCCCTGAGCTATATTGGGCAACCGTGGAGTCCTCCTTTGAAGAAAGCTCTGGCTCCCTCGAAGAATACAGCAGTGAAGATCCTGAAAAGCCCCATGACAGGGAGATGGCAAAAGAGGTCTACGGTGTCGATTACGAGTCTTCGGAAGGGTGTTCCTACGGGGACCAGTACCACGGCATTTACATGCTCAACTGTAACCACAGCACCCTTGACAGCAACGATGTAACCCTCAGCGGGAAAACCGGGATTTATGCCAGAGGATATGACAACAGCTTTGACGGCAACAACGTTAGCAATAACTGCTGGTCCGGAATCCATATCGAAGGCGGCGAAAATGACCTTTACGACAATATCGTAAACGACAACGAATACTGTGGAATTCGTCTGGGGAAGATTGACTGGGACAATTACACAGCAATTGCAAGCAACAACAATGAACTGGTCAATAATAACGTGTCCCTGAACGGGTACTGCGGAATCCGCATAGACGGCGATTACAACGAGCTTCGGGAAAACGACGTAATTGACAATAACTACTGCGGCATCCGCATAGGCAGCAAGACAAGCAGCATAGAAGGTTACATCATATTTGAGAGCAACCACAGCACACTGGTCAATAACGATGTGTCCTATAACGGGGAAAGCGGGATCCGCATAGACGGCTCCTCCAACACACTCACCGACAATGATGTGATCGGCAACGACGGAAGCGGTATTCGCATGGGGAATGCATACTATGACTGTTTGAGCAGCGATAATATCATAAGCGGAAATAACGCTTCCTTTAACTATTGTTGCGGGATTTACATGGAAGGGGAAAACAACTCAATATCCGATAATACCGTAATTGAGAATGATGACGAAGGCATCAACCTCGAGTACTCCAACAACAATACAATCACCGGGAACAACGCAAGCCTGAACTATAAAGGGATAAGGCTGGATGAGTCCCAGTTCAACATCGTAAGCAACAACATTGTAAACGCCAATGACTACCCCGGAATCGTGCTCTGCTATGCGGACAACAACACCGTAAGTTCAAACACGGTACTTGACGGGGATGCAAAAGGTATCAACGTCTACGAAAGCGACCACAATACCCTGATAGGAAACACTGTAAACAATAGTGGAGCCATGGGTCTGCACCTGTACTACAGCTCCTACAATACCGTAGTTGATAATGTTATAACATACAGCGAGTGCGTGGGTCTCAAAGTTGAAGACGGCTGCTACAACACCCTTACAGGAAACACCGTAAGTTTCAACGACGGTGCCGGGATTGTCATTTATGATGATGACTCGCACAACACAACCATAGAAAACAATGTTGTAAACAACAACGGCTGCAACGGTATCCGCGTAAAGGGTTCGGACAACTACGTTGCAGGCAATACCGTGTGCAATAATGAAGACTGGGGTATTTTCGTCGGAACCTGCGACGTATCAAGCAATAATACAGTAATTGAAAACACTGTCAGGAACAATCTCATGGGTATTGTTTTCAGAAGCCTCTATGACAGTGAGGTGGCCAGCAATACCGTAACTGACAACGGAATAATTGGAATTTGTCTTTCAGAGTCCGAAAACCTCATCCTGCAAAGCAACATCGTGAACTCAAACGGGTACCTGGTAGAGGAAGAAGAGGAAGAATACTACGGGGCAGCCTCAGTCGTTAACTCTGATGAAAAGAAAGAATGCAGCAAGCGTTCAGAAGAACCTGACATTGTAATGGCTTCAGAGTTGGTGCTGGGAGAAGGCATGGGTCCTTTTGGAGCAGGCATCTACCTTGAGTTTTCCAGCGAGAACTGCCTGATTGGCAACTCTGTTGAAAACAACAGCGATACCGGACTTTACTTCATCGGTTCCTGGAACAACACAATTTACGACAACTACTTCAACAACACGAATAACACCAAATTCGAAGATGGATTACTGTTCACAGAGATTCCGGTTGAAGAAGAAGGAAACAACACCTGGAACATCAACCTGACTGAAGGCACGAACATCATGGGCGGGCCTTACCTTGGAGGAAACTTCTGGGCGCTTCCGAACGGAACAGGCTGGAGCCAGACCTGTAACGATACCGACGGAGACTGGATCTGCGACCTTCCCTACAATGTCACTGAAGATGGGGAAAGCGTGGACTACTTCCCGCTGATCGATTTCCCGGAGCCTGAACCAGAGCCAGAACCGGCACCTGTGAAAAGAAGCAGCAGCAGCGGTTCTCCCACCTATATCCCGCCTCCGGCAGGGGAAAATGCAGGACCTGTTGACTCGGCCCAGAAAAAAGTCGTTGCAGGACAGGAAAGCAGTGTCCAATTCCCGAACCCGGAGAACGGGGTGCTCGGAGTCGGCTTCAAGTCAAAAGGATACTCCGGAATGGTTATTGTAAGGGTTGAAGGAGCCGATGAAGGAGACAGTGGCAGCAACAATAAGCCCAACGGCAAAGTTTACAGGCACGTGAAGATCCTTGTCGGAAACGAACGCTTCGAGGAAAACATAGACCAGGGCTACATCGAGTTCAGGGTTCCGAAAAGCTGGATGGAAGAAAATAACATCGACCCGGCTACAATTGGCCTGAACAGGTACCACGACGAAGCCTGGAACCCTCTCTCAACCGAGATGACCGGGGAAGATGAGGAATTCTACTACTTCAGAGCCGAAACCCCGGGCTTCTCCCTCTATGCAATCACAGGAGAAGCGAAAAGCAGCGGAGAAGTGGATGGAACTGAGGTAATTACTCCAAACGAAGAAGAAACCGGAACCGAAACCGGAGAAGAGCAGACTAAGCCCGGAGAAAGCGAAAGTGCACCTGGCTTCGAAAGCATCTTTGCGGCCCTTGGAATCCTTGGTTCTGCGTTCCTTGTAAGAAAAGAGATACTCAAATAAAGAAGCATCCGGGAAAATAAATCGAGAATAAAAATCGAGAATAAAAATCGGAAAAAGAAGACAGAAGAAATTTCTGTCTTCACTTTTCTTTTTTCTTTGTAACCTTAGCCATTAACCCTTTGACGTCTCCCTTAACGTCAGATGCAAGCTTTTTTGCAGAATCTCCTGTGCTATCAGCCAGTTTTTCAACTTTGCCTGTGATTCTTTTGACCTCATTTTTCACATCAATGGATTTGACATCTCCGGAAAGGGACTTTATATCCCCGTTTATGCTCTTTGCAAGCTTTGAGGCTTCATCACCGGTCCTCTTTGCAAGGTCATCTATGTCGCTTCCAAGTTTCCCGATTCTTTCCTGAACCCCGGAACCTTTCTTGACGGTTTCTTCTTTCTTTTCGTCTTCCATTAGTTTAGCCACTAAAAACCCCCGTAGCTGTCTTTTAAGAATAGTTTATTTTAATACAATTATTAATTGGAGATCAGAAATTATAAAATTATCTCAAAAATATCCAATAATAACCGATATACAAAAAGTTTACATACGGGACATACAATGCCCCAAAGAACATCAAACGGCTCCACAAATGCCATATGAAGAAGAGAAAAATTTGAAGGGTTTTAATCCTGTTATCCAGAAGGCAGAAAAAAGTATACCGCTTCAAGAAAAAACGCTTCAAGAAAAAACGCTTCAAGAAAAAACGCTTCAAGAAAGAAACAACTTCAAGAAAGAAAAATCCCCATACCTATAAAAGTATAAATTGAAATAGTATGTTATCAAAGAATAATACTACAGTTAAGGAATTAAAAGAAGGTATTAAAAAAGGGGAAAAATTATTCCGACAACCTGAACTCCCCGGACGCCGGAATATACCCAAGCATTATATATCGATAATGGCTTTAGATGATAGCACCGGATTAAGAATATTCTTCCAATCTAGCTCTGGGACCCGCAAAACACGTAATGAGAAGAAATAGAGGAGCCATGCAAACTTTAGTTATCTGCATAGACCGGGACAACGACCTTGGCGAAAAGGCAAAACGCACAACCCCTATCGTTGGAAGGGAAGCAAATATTGAAGCTGCCACAACACTGGGAATCGCCGATCCCGAGGATTCGGACACAAACACCATTTTCGGGGGAATCCGGGTCCTTGACGAACTGCGGGCAAAGGGCATCGACGCGGAGATTGTCTCATTTGCAGGCGACAGGAACGTAGGGGTTATCTCCGACCAGAAGATTGCCGAACAGCTGGAGAACTTCCTGGCCACGCACGAGGTGAAAGGAGCCGTATTTGTCTCGGACGGGGCAGAAGACGAGACCCTTATCCCGATTGTGCAGTCCCGCATAAAGATAGATTCAGTAAAACGTATTGTGGTTATGCAGAGCGAAAACCTGGAAAGCACCTACTATATCCTCAAACACGCTTTTAGTGACCCGAAAATATCCCAGACCTTTTTCGTTCCGGTCGGGCTCGCCTTCCTTATCTATGCCATCTTCCTGCTTGCCCGCTACCCCGAAGGCGCAGTCGTGGGGATCCTCGCTGCCGTCGGGATGTACATGCTCTACCGGGGCTTCGGGCTTGACGACACCCTGGCCCTCCAGAAAGAACGCCTTGGAGAGGCTTTCAAGCAGCAGAGGCTTATCTTTGTCAGCTATACCGCCGCCTTGCTTACAGGGATCGTTGCCACCGCCCACGGGGCAGCGGAAGTCTGGGGACTTTACTCCGAAAGCGGGATCTGGTACCATGGGACCCTCACTTTGATCTCGGTATTCATCAATGCCTCAGTCTGGTGGTATGCAGGCGCATTCCTGCTTGCAGACTGTGGAAAAATGTTTGATCTTAGGATGGCAGGAAAACCCACCCAAAAAACCATCTCTGTATCCCTATTCATTATCGCAACCGGCCTGCTCTTCTGGGGTGCCAGTACCTACCTTCTGACAGAAGCTTCCCTTACAACCGGGTTTCCGAAGGATGCTTCCCTGGCTCTCCAGTACTTCGTATATTCGGTAATCGTCGCAATCCTCATAGCCCTTGCAGGAATCAAAGTTTCCCTTGGAAACCCTGACTCAGGAGAGGAGAAGAAAGCAAGGGGAAGAGGGAAAAAAAGGAAAGAAGCAGCCTGAGAAAGGAAAGAGCCAGCCTGAAAAGGAAGGGCAATTCACTCTAAAAAGGAAACTAATACAGGCAGAAAAGGAGAGGAGAAAGGAAATGGAAAAAACAGCCGAAAACGTTGAGATTGCAGTTCTGGGGGGCGTTGGTTTCGATTCATACAGGGACTTTGAAAAACGGGAAGTTGAGACCCCTTACGGGGAAGTAAACGCCTATTTGACCGACATAAAAAGCAAAACCATCGCGGTAATCCCCCGGCATGCCGGCAAGAACCACATCCCTCCTCACAGGATAAACTACAGGGCCAACGTCTGGGCCGTGCAGGCCCTGGGAGCCGAACGTGTCATTTCCACAAACTCCGTAGGGTCCATGCGGGGACACCCCGTGGGCAGCTTTGTCGTGCTCGACGACTTCATTGACTTTACCAGGAGCAGGGTTTCAACCTTTTACGACGAGAATACCGTCCATGTAGACGTCTCAGAACCCTACTGTCCGGAAATCAAGGAGAGCCTCATAAAGGCCCTTGAAAAACAGGGGATAGCCCATACCGAAGGCATCTACGCCTGCACCGAAGGCCCCCGCTTCGAGACCAGGGCAGAAATCCGAATGATTAGCCAGTTTGCCGACGTCGTGGGCATGACCGGGGTCCCGGAAGTCACCCTTGCAAAGGAACTCAGCCTCTGCTACTCTTCTCTTGCCATTGTCACGAAC
This window encodes:
- a CDS encoding RDD family protein, whose amino-acid sequence is MHNYSGFLRRFIASIIDLFIIIVLVAFFQFISGMREGGVLGGPFFYILVILVSWNYFAYQESSSRQGTVGKQAMNIIVTDLEGNRISFDRATKRFVAKILAALPLGAGFLPIIFNEKRQGIHDMLAKTLVLVRDDLTES
- a CDS encoding NosD domain-containing protein, yielding MAKNKITTLVPFMLLLILLVGVVTAVAPPEPGVLYVDDVDDGEGGNFSTIQEAVDYAVSGDTILVYPGTYTENVDVFRELTIQSVSGNPEDTVLNPSGSDNAFDVSANNVTISGFKINFPMATYGKAAVSISSRNNTILNNVISITYTGSWYNTYGIYLTGSSARDNTILGNTITGSNYGNVYGIYLNRASPNNRILGNTITECNYGLQLHYSEGNELRNNIMENNSYNFHAGWEDFNNDIDTSNLVNGKPIYYLVNESDISADYFSNAGTIYLINCSGVTVRDQTLVNNYHGIFLFNTSDSNIENNNVSSNEYGIYLEYSNDNNFIGNDVFNNDEEGINLEYSNSNTIIGNNASLNYKGIRLGDSQFNTVSNNVANANDAPGIVLCYADNNTVSSNTVLDNNGKGINLYYSSNNILDYNTVIGSSAKGIDLYSDCNYNSLIGNTVTHSSCKGINVDGYHNTLTGNNVSYNGGPGIGLYDDESGNTTLTDNVVSYNDKHGIILKGSDNYAASNTVCNNGENGIQVKDSDNYVAGNTVCNNEYGGIFIGTCDGSSNNTVIENTVRNNLVGIVFRDLYDSEVTNNTITDNGIMGIYLSESENLTLQDNTVSSNGYLEEEYYKAASVVNSDEKEECIKRSEEHDIVEETDFSMASDLLLGEGMGPFGAGIYLEFSSENCLIGNSVENNSDTGLYFIGSWNNTIYDNYFNNTNNTKFEDGLLFTEIPVEEEGNNTWNINLTEGTNIVGGPYLGGNFWALPNGTGWSQTCNDTDGDWICDLPYNVTEDGESVDYFPLIDFPEPEPEPEPAPVKRSSSSGSPTYIPPPAGENAGPVDSAQKKVVAGQESSVQFPNPENGVLGVGFKSKGYSGMVIVRVEGAYEGDSGSNNKPNGKVYRHVKILVGNERFEENIDQGYIEFRVPKSWMEENNIDPATIGLNRYHDEAWNPLSTEMTGEDEEFYYFRAETPGFSLYAITGEAKSSGEVDGTEVITPNEEETGTETGEEQTKPGESESAPGFESIFAALGILGSAFLVRKEMFK
- a CDS encoding NosD domain-containing protein is translated as MAKNKISILIPFMLLLILLVGASTAVAPAMAGDKYVDGEGIGGNYSSIQEAVSVSLPGDTIYVYPGEYWENVVVDVADLRILSVSGNPEDTIIFPDDTMEHVFDVSANNVTISGFSLLNPDIYTYSLSFENAGIYLTSSENTISNNIISGTSYGIYLDCSDNNDINDNTIASNQKYGVFVNCSDYNSFLNNEMSLNEWGGIYIEDSDYAEFTNNNVTGIPELYWATVESSFEESSGSLEEYSSEDPEKPHDREMAKEVYGVDYESSEGCSYGDQYHGIYMLNCNHSTLDSNDVTLSGKTGIYARGYDNSFDGNNVSNNCWSGIHIEGGENDLYDNIVNDNEYCGIRLGKIDWDNYTAIASNNNELVNNNVSLNGYCGIRIDGDYNELRENDVIDNNYCGIRIGSKTSSIEGYIIFESNHSTLVNNDVSYNGESGIRIDGSSNTLTDNDVIGNDGSGIRMGNAYYDCLSSDNIISGNNASFNYCCGIYMEGENNSISDNTVIENDDEGINLEYSNNNTITGNNASLNYKGIRLDESQFNIVSNNIVNANDYPGIVLCYADNNTVSSNTVLDGDAKGINVYESDHNTLIGNTVNNSGAMGLHLYYSSYNTVVDNVITYSECVGLKVEDGCYNTLTGNTVSFNDGAGIVIYDDDSHNTTIENNVVNNNGCNGIRVKGSDNYVAGNTVCNNEDWGIFVGTCDVSSNNTVIENTVRNNLMGIVFRSLYDSEVASNTVTDNGIIGICLSESENLILQSNIVNSNGYLVEEEEEEYYGAASVVNSDEKKECSKRSEEPDIVMASELVLGEGMGPFGAGIYLEFSSENCLIGNSVENNSDTGLYFIGSWNNTIYDNYFNNTNNTKFEDGLLFTEIPVEEEGNNTWNINLTEGTNIMGGPYLGGNFWALPNGTGWSQTCNDTDGDWICDLPYNVTEDGESVDYFPLIDFPEPEPEPEPAPVKRSSSSGSPTYIPPPAGENAGPVDSAQKKVVAGQESSVQFPNPENGVLGVGFKSKGYSGMVIVRVEGADEGDSGSNNKPNGKVYRHVKILVGNERFEENIDQGYIEFRVPKSWMEENNIDPATIGLNRYHDEAWNPLSTEMTGEDEEFYYFRAETPGFSLYAITGEAKSSGEVDGTEVITPNEEETGTETGEEQTKPGESESAPGFESIFAALGILGSAFLVRKEILK
- a CDS encoding DUF373 family protein translates to MQTLVICIDRDNDLGEKAKRTTPIVGREANIEAATTLGIADPEDSDTNTIFGGIRVLDELRAKGIDAEIVSFAGDRNVGVISDQKIAEQLENFLATHEVKGAVFVSDGAEDETLIPIVQSRIKIDSVKRIVVMQSENLESTYYILKHAFSDPKISQTFFVPVGLAFLIYAIFLLARYPEGAVVGILAAVGMYMLYRGFGLDDTLALQKERLGEAFKQQRLIFVSYTAALLTGIVATAHGAAEVWGLYSESGIWYHGTLTLISVFINASVWWYAGAFLLADCGKMFDLRMAGKPTQKTISVSLFIIATGLLFWGASTYLLTEASLTTGFPKDASLALQYFVYSVIVAILIALAGIKVSLGNPDSGEEKKARGRGKKRKEAA
- the mtnP gene encoding S-methyl-5'-thioadenosine phosphorylase; its protein translation is MEKTAENVEIAVLGGVGFDSYRDFEKREVETPYGEVNAYLTDIKSKTIAVIPRHAGKNHIPPHRINYRANVWAVQALGAERVISTNSVGSMRGHPVGSFVVLDDFIDFTRSRVSTFYDENTVHVDVSEPYCPEIKESLIKALEKQGIAHTEGIYACTEGPRFETRAEIRMISQFADVVGMTGVPEVTLAKELSLCYSSLAIVTNQACGMTTEKLTADEVTEVVGKAQDAIFEILSDTIENIPETRNCRCRFAKVGACL